One Prodigiosinella aquatilis DNA window includes the following coding sequences:
- a CDS encoding efflux transporter outer membrane subunit codes for MSNCDLLPAHTDAITIVLHRALLPILRATFLVTAVTTVITGCASGPDYHAPSLPQTAAGPFVSKPDHTDTAQSLPAEWWKLYDDPILNRLVQEALMANTELRVALANLERARAIYKEARGGLIPSTNVSGRAGYGRDQTTWTGSGQAPTQWSYSGGLDVSYELDLFGRVRRDIEAAQDDTDAVAADYDAARVMVVAETTRAYVDACAQGESIDVAHSSIELARRSLDLISNQAHAGAASNLDVERAGVTLAQTEATLPPLQNQRHAALFELAALMGRTPSQVPASARACTKAPVFSGVLPVGDGTALLRRRPDVRQAERQLAGDTARIGVAVADLYPRVSLGVSGNYLRNDYLKGNRTWSFSVGPLISWTFPNMMVARNRLAQAKAQTAASLAHFDGTVLNALKESEQSLSAYGAAMQQRDALNDARNRAGNAFRLAEEQYRVGAISYLDVIVAQRNLIDTRSQVAAADQRVGNARVNVFKALGGGWEKTSTK; via the coding sequence ATGTCGAATTGTGATCTGCTTCCTGCCCACACTGATGCCATAACCATAGTTCTGCATCGGGCATTACTCCCCATTTTGCGCGCCACTTTTCTGGTTACGGCTGTCACAACCGTCATCACCGGTTGTGCCAGTGGCCCCGATTACCATGCACCGTCTTTGCCTCAAACCGCAGCAGGTCCTTTTGTCAGCAAACCGGACCATACGGATACTGCTCAATCTCTGCCAGCTGAGTGGTGGAAATTGTATGATGACCCCATCCTTAATAGGCTGGTCCAAGAGGCTCTTATGGCCAATACCGAGCTGCGTGTCGCCCTGGCTAACCTCGAGCGTGCACGAGCTATTTACAAGGAAGCACGAGGCGGCTTGATACCTTCTACCAACGTATCGGGTAGAGCAGGCTACGGACGCGACCAGACCACATGGACCGGCTCCGGTCAGGCACCCACGCAGTGGAGTTACAGCGGTGGGCTTGACGTCTCTTATGAACTCGACCTCTTTGGCCGGGTTCGACGTGATATTGAGGCTGCGCAGGATGACACTGATGCCGTCGCCGCCGACTACGATGCGGCGAGAGTTATGGTCGTCGCTGAAACGACACGGGCCTACGTGGACGCTTGCGCTCAGGGTGAATCCATTGACGTAGCACATTCGTCCATTGAACTGGCCCGACGTAGTCTGGACCTTATCAGTAATCAGGCACACGCCGGCGCGGCATCAAATCTGGATGTGGAGCGTGCCGGTGTCACATTGGCTCAGACCGAGGCCACTCTGCCGCCGTTACAGAACCAGCGACATGCTGCGCTGTTCGAGTTGGCAGCATTAATGGGCCGCACGCCATCGCAGGTACCAGCTTCTGCACGTGCCTGCACCAAAGCACCAGTGTTTTCGGGAGTGCTCCCTGTGGGCGACGGCACTGCCCTGCTGCGTCGTCGTCCTGATGTAAGACAAGCCGAGCGACAACTGGCTGGCGACACTGCACGCATCGGCGTGGCGGTGGCAGATCTTTATCCGCGAGTGTCACTGGGTGTATCAGGCAACTACTTGCGTAATGACTATCTGAAAGGCAATCGCACCTGGTCTTTCTCAGTCGGTCCACTGATCTCCTGGACATTCCCGAACATGATGGTGGCACGCAACCGTCTCGCTCAGGCGAAGGCGCAAACTGCTGCATCCTTGGCTCACTTCGATGGCACTGTACTGAATGCGCTAAAAGAGTCCGAGCAATCATTGAGTGCCTATGGTGCCGCGATGCAGCAGCGTGATGCGCTGAACGACGCACGTAATCGTGCCGGGAACGCCTTCCGGTTAGCTGAAGAGCAATACCGTGTTGGAGCAATCAGTTACCTCGATGTGATCGTAGCGCAAAGAAACCTGATAGACACAAGGTCACAGGTGGCCGCAGCTGACCAACGGGTAGGTAACGCCCGGGTAAACGTATTTAAGGCCCTGGGTGGCGGATGGGAAAAGACCAGTACAAAGTAA
- a CDS encoding transcriptional repressor, whose translation MACNDNPKFIDLITSFGDKSTSTSKQPRRSNVVVSNPKGNESQSPHIQRLEASHLRATFSRISILDTLNQAAPHCLGASQLYRILNARPSEHLTQATIYRVLNDLWVAGLLIRTDGVRGRATYALKPYKKSRNQDSLRCKCGEKLIFIEDPKLHEHLLSLAGQEGFELDSEPVFTVTIVCAGCPR comes from the coding sequence ATGGCTTGTAATGACAACCCAAAATTCATTGATCTCATTACGTCATTTGGCGATAAAAGCACTTCAACATCAAAACAACCCAGGCGCTCTAACGTCGTCGTATCTAATCCCAAGGGGAACGAAAGTCAGTCACCTCATATTCAACGTCTTGAGGCAAGCCATCTCAGGGCAACATTTTCACGAATTTCTATACTGGACACTCTGAATCAAGCTGCACCACATTGTCTTGGTGCGAGTCAATTATATCGCATCCTCAACGCGAGGCCATCTGAGCACTTAACACAAGCCACAATCTATCGGGTGCTCAATGATTTATGGGTGGCAGGATTACTTATCCGCACTGATGGGGTTCGTGGCCGTGCTACATATGCACTCAAGCCATACAAAAAATCACGGAACCAGGATAGTCTACGTTGCAAATGTGGGGAAAAACTCATTTTTATTGAGGACCCCAAATTGCATGAACATCTGCTCTCTCTTGCCGGTCAGGAAGGTTTCGAACTTGACAGCGAGCCAGTCTTCACCGTTACCATAGTTTGCGCTGGCTGCCCACGATAA
- a CDS encoding SDR family oxidoreductase, with protein sequence MVAEVAAGRGVDPKSIEQAFFVTVRSSSILQRFSTTEGIAAMIAYVCSERASATTGTALRVDGGEGGCEDNHIRKNFQQIGGDKPSVNPHFIVGSQRKLW encoded by the coding sequence TTGGTTGCTGAGGTGGCGGCGGGGCGTGGTGTTGATCCCAAATCCATTGAGCAGGCGTTCTTTGTGACAGTGCGCTCTTCTTCGATACTTCAGCGTTTTTCAACGACAGAAGGGATTGCAGCGATGATTGCCTATGTCTGTAGCGAACGCGCATCTGCTACGACCGGCACAGCACTCAGGGTTGATGGTGGGGAGGGGGGGTGTGAGGATAATCACATAAGAAAGAACTTCCAACAGATAGGTGGTGATAAGCCGTCTGTTAACCCCCATTTTATCGTGGGCAGCCAGCGCAAACTATGGTAA
- a CDS encoding helix-turn-helix transcriptional regulator produces the protein MSRQDYSLDSAVLPDVDNIPRPVSAMRASMVSKGWEQERHQHRKSQLIYSVRGMLNCEIEDGVWIVPPHCAVWIPGNLPHSARGSGDTECYCLFVEPDAAPGLPKTCCTISVEPLMRELLLKVVGFPQLYLTDGREGRLIATLLDELSLAPVEDLHLPMPRDRRLRQLAEMLLADPTDKCSLGEWAHRIGMSERSMSRLLLQEIGMSFGRWRRQLHVILSLQRLTKGESVQTVALELGYENASGFVTMFRKALGKPPGRYLIERMAGSTGGESVYMPGIIRLD, from the coding sequence ATGTCACGCCAAGATTACTCACTCGATTCTGCTGTGCTACCCGATGTCGATAACATACCCCGGCCTGTTTCCGCCATGAGGGCTTCAATGGTGTCTAAAGGCTGGGAACAGGAAAGACATCAACATCGCAAGTCACAATTGATCTACTCGGTTAGAGGTATGTTGAACTGCGAGATAGAAGATGGCGTGTGGATTGTTCCTCCACACTGTGCGGTATGGATCCCAGGTAATTTGCCTCACTCCGCCCGAGGTTCTGGTGATACTGAGTGTTATTGTTTGTTCGTTGAACCAGACGCGGCGCCGGGGCTTCCTAAAACCTGTTGCACGATTTCAGTAGAGCCGCTGATGCGCGAATTACTGCTGAAAGTGGTTGGTTTTCCCCAGCTATACCTGACAGATGGCCGTGAGGGGAGATTAATAGCAACCCTTTTGGATGAATTGTCTTTAGCCCCTGTGGAAGATCTTCATTTGCCAATGCCTCGCGATAGGCGGCTTCGGCAGCTTGCAGAAATGCTGCTGGCCGATCCTACTGACAAATGTTCTTTAGGTGAATGGGCTCATCGTATTGGCATGAGCGAGCGAAGTATGAGTAGGCTTCTGTTGCAGGAAATCGGCATGAGTTTCGGCCGCTGGCGTCGACAGCTGCATGTGATCCTTTCACTGCAACGTCTTACAAAGGGCGAAAGTGTGCAGACAGTAGCGCTGGAGCTTGGTTATGAGAATGCCAGCGGATTTGTCACCATGTTCCGAAAAGCATTGGGCAAACCGCCAGGGCGTTACCTTATTGAACGAATGGCGGGTTCTACTGGTGGGGAGTCTGTCTATATGCCAGGCATCATTCGTTTGGATTAA
- the robA gene encoding MDR efflux pump AcrAB transcriptional activator RobA has product MNQTRIIFDLLTWLESHLTERLSLDKVALKSGYSKWHLQRMFKEVTGHVIGSYIRARRLSTAAVALRLTNRPILDIALECHFDSQQTFTRAFKKQFSQTPGRYRHSPDWNAYGLRPPIHPSDLTLPEATFVTLPETVLISQTQSYTCTLEQVTSYQDEMRPHFWGKFLEETGLSPSVLYGLHQVRPGREGDNELEILYTTSVSSYVLTQPVPSTQAILLEAGDYVQFTYEGPCKNLQKFIHLIYGTCMPALQLTRRHGQDIERFINSGEKKGTKPLEIIRCEYLIPVPPLCNSSHDG; this is encoded by the coding sequence ATGAACCAAACCAGAATAATTTTCGACTTACTTACCTGGCTTGAAAGCCACCTTACAGAGCGGTTGTCTCTGGATAAAGTCGCCCTCAAATCCGGATACTCAAAGTGGCATTTGCAAAGGATGTTTAAAGAAGTCACCGGTCACGTAATAGGTAGTTATATTCGCGCCCGCAGACTGTCAACAGCAGCCGTGGCACTACGATTAACCAACCGCCCAATTCTGGATATTGCCCTTGAGTGTCACTTCGATTCTCAACAGACATTTACACGTGCCTTCAAAAAGCAGTTTAGTCAGACCCCCGGCAGGTATCGACATTCGCCAGATTGGAATGCATACGGGCTACGACCACCTATCCACCCAAGTGATTTAACTCTTCCGGAAGCAACCTTCGTGACTTTACCGGAAACTGTGTTAATCAGTCAGACACAAAGTTATACCTGTACGCTCGAGCAGGTCACCAGTTATCAAGATGAAATGCGGCCCCATTTCTGGGGGAAATTTCTTGAAGAAACAGGCTTATCCCCCTCTGTACTTTATGGGCTACATCAGGTCCGGCCCGGGCGTGAAGGGGATAACGAACTGGAAATTTTGTATACCACTTCGGTTTCATCTTACGTGCTGACGCAGCCTGTACCTTCAACGCAAGCCATACTCCTGGAAGCCGGAGACTATGTGCAGTTCACTTATGAAGGACCGTGCAAAAATCTTCAGAAATTCATTCACCTCATTTATGGAACATGTATGCCTGCACTTCAACTCACACGCAGGCACGGCCAAGATATTGAGAGGTTTATCAACAGTGGTGAGAAAAAGGGCACTAAGCCACTAGAAATTATCCGCTGCGAATATCTGATACCAGTCCCCCCTCTCTGCAATAGCTCACATGACGGGTAA
- a CDS encoding ABC transporter ATP-binding protein, which produces MSITAENITWTVGKKTIVNNVSLSVSRGETVGLIGPNGCGKSSLLRILAGLRRPHSGTVTLDGQNIARIAKKQLARRVAFVEQHGMTEANMRVVDVVKLGRIPHHSPFSNWSLQDDDTVTAALQRVDMLSKSEQGWLSLSGGERQRVHIARAIAQSPTEILLDEPTNHLDIHHQIQLMKLVSELPVTSIVAIHDLNHASMFCDALIVMQKGQIVAAGSPQVILTEPLLWDVFGVETKIEISPFHGKKHIYYIA; this is translated from the coding sequence ATGAGTATCACCGCTGAAAATATTACCTGGACGGTGGGTAAAAAGACGATCGTCAACAATGTCTCGCTGAGCGTTTCGCGTGGAGAAACCGTCGGGCTGATTGGTCCTAACGGCTGTGGTAAGTCATCACTTCTGCGGATCCTCGCTGGATTACGACGCCCCCACTCGGGTACTGTCACGCTGGACGGGCAAAACATTGCTCGGATTGCCAAAAAACAGCTGGCGCGCCGGGTGGCGTTTGTTGAGCAGCACGGCATGACGGAAGCAAATATGCGCGTTGTCGATGTGGTGAAACTGGGGAGGATTCCCCATCACTCCCCATTTTCTAACTGGAGCCTGCAAGATGACGATACTGTCACCGCCGCGCTCCAGCGCGTGGATATGCTTAGCAAAAGCGAACAGGGGTGGCTGAGTTTATCGGGTGGCGAGCGTCAGCGCGTTCACATTGCACGGGCTATTGCACAATCGCCGACGGAAATCCTCCTTGATGAGCCGACCAACCATCTGGATATCCATCATCAGATACAGTTGATGAAACTTGTCAGCGAACTGCCAGTGACCAGCATTGTGGCTATTCATGACCTTAACCATGCCTCCATGTTCTGCGACGCATTGATTGTGATGCAAAAGGGCCAGATCGTCGCTGCGGGTAGCCCACAGGTGATCCTCACTGAGCCACTGCTTTGGGATGTGTTCGGGGTAGAGACAAAGATCGAAATATCTCCATTCCACGGGAAAAAACATATCTACTACATCGCTTAA
- a CDS encoding iron chelate uptake ABC transporter family permease subunit codes for MTSVAQPMRQTFLLGTSSVLSVALLFLVIAIGASVGELSIPLRSVFYAISNKLGLTEVPLSRIYESVIWDFRLSRALVAACCGAGLAICGAVLQSLLKNALAEPYVLGVSAGASTGAVSVVVLGIGTGAVSLSAGAFAGAFSAFVFVAFLTNGARGGNERTILAGVAASQLFNAITAYTISTSASAQQARDVMFWLLGSFSGVRWPEFQLVLVVVLVGLAVCLYYARALDAFTFGDDAAASLGISVLWVRLILFTTTALITATIVSMAGSIGFVGLVVPHVMRFFFGPLHRTLLIASALAGAILMVLADIASRLLIAPQSLPVGVVTALVGVPFFAVIIYRSRNK; via the coding sequence ATGACCTCTGTGGCACAGCCGATGAGACAGACGTTCCTGCTAGGCACGTCGAGTGTTCTTTCAGTAGCGCTGTTATTCCTGGTGATCGCGATTGGCGCCAGTGTGGGTGAGTTGTCTATCCCGCTGCGAAGCGTGTTCTACGCCATAAGTAATAAACTCGGACTGACAGAGGTACCCCTTAGCCGCATTTACGAAAGTGTAATTTGGGACTTTCGCCTGAGCCGTGCTCTTGTTGCGGCCTGCTGCGGTGCCGGGTTGGCGATTTGCGGTGCGGTACTACAAAGCCTGCTGAAAAATGCACTGGCAGAACCTTATGTGCTCGGTGTTTCTGCCGGCGCTTCAACTGGTGCGGTTTCAGTGGTCGTATTGGGCATCGGAACTGGTGCCGTGTCGCTCTCTGCTGGCGCATTTGCGGGGGCATTTTCTGCCTTTGTATTTGTCGCCTTTTTGACCAATGGCGCACGCGGCGGTAATGAACGCACCATTCTGGCGGGTGTTGCTGCGTCTCAGCTCTTCAACGCTATTACCGCTTACACCATTAGCACATCCGCTAGTGCGCAGCAGGCGCGTGACGTGATGTTCTGGTTATTGGGCAGTTTCAGCGGCGTGAGATGGCCTGAGTTTCAACTTGTTCTGGTAGTCGTACTGGTAGGGCTTGCAGTGTGTCTTTACTATGCTCGAGCGTTGGATGCTTTTACTTTTGGCGATGATGCGGCCGCCTCTCTGGGCATTTCCGTTCTCTGGGTTCGCCTGATCCTGTTCACTACCACGGCACTGATCACCGCCACCATTGTCAGCATGGCTGGTTCCATCGGTTTTGTAGGGTTGGTCGTTCCGCATGTCATGCGTTTCTTCTTTGGGCCGTTGCATCGCACGTTGCTTATCGCCAGCGCACTGGCAGGCGCCATCTTGATGGTATTGGCCGATATAGCTTCGCGCTTATTGATCGCCCCGCAAAGTCTCCCGGTCGGCGTGGTCACCGCACTGGTTGGCGTGCCGTTCTTTGCCGTTATTATCTACCGCTCAAGGAATAAGTGA
- a CDS encoding ABC transporter substrate-binding protein produces the protein MKKVICVLGMVFASVSSALATTYPLTIENCGYKETFTKAPERVVALGQNTVEILLLLGLQDKLVASAFWPTKVLPQLAEQNAKIKTLTVEIPTLESILAQNPDFVPAQLPLLLGPESKVAKREDLATVGVNSYMSPGMCATKKGIGDMYGSRQKLWNMTFLYKEIEDFAKIFNVEDRGRALIADFKKREANLRQEFGKNKKDLSFVFWFSSASPSSDAYVGGKNSASGFIANVLGGHNAITSETEWPTVGWESIIAANPDVIVVSSLDRNRWVLDNAEEKIKFLKTDPAVSQLDAVKKGHIVVMDGQAMNPTIRTIYGAEQVGEQLRSLGLDK, from the coding sequence ATGAAAAAAGTCATCTGCGTGTTAGGAATGGTGTTCGCCTCGGTCAGTTCTGCTTTGGCCACTACGTATCCTCTGACAATTGAGAATTGTGGATATAAAGAGACGTTTACCAAAGCCCCTGAACGCGTTGTCGCACTGGGACAAAATACCGTCGAAATTCTGCTGCTATTAGGGTTGCAGGATAAGTTGGTCGCCAGCGCGTTTTGGCCGACTAAAGTTCTGCCGCAACTCGCTGAACAGAATGCAAAAATCAAAACGCTGACGGTGGAAATACCGACACTTGAATCTATTCTTGCCCAAAACCCTGATTTTGTTCCCGCACAACTGCCTTTGCTGCTCGGCCCAGAAAGTAAAGTCGCCAAGCGTGAAGATCTCGCCACCGTTGGCGTAAATAGCTACATGTCTCCTGGTATGTGTGCAACCAAAAAAGGCATTGGCGATATGTACGGTAGCCGTCAAAAACTGTGGAACATGACATTTCTTTATAAAGAGATTGAAGATTTCGCCAAAATCTTCAATGTAGAAGATCGCGGCCGGGCGTTAATTGCCGATTTTAAAAAACGCGAAGCAAATCTTCGCCAGGAGTTCGGAAAGAACAAGAAAGACCTTTCGTTTGTTTTTTGGTTCTCCAGTGCTTCTCCCTCCTCTGACGCCTATGTTGGCGGCAAGAACAGTGCTTCCGGTTTTATTGCCAATGTGTTAGGCGGCCATAACGCCATCACCTCAGAGACAGAGTGGCCAACCGTCGGTTGGGAAAGCATCATTGCCGCGAATCCCGACGTGATTGTCGTTTCAAGCCTTGACCGTAATCGCTGGGTACTCGATAACGCGGAAGAAAAAATTAAATTCCTCAAAACCGATCCTGCCGTCAGTCAGCTAGATGCGGTGAAAAAAGGTCACATAGTTGTGATGGACGGTCAGGCGATGAACCCAACTATTCGCACGATCTATGGTGCTGAACAAGTCGGCGAACAGCTCAGAAGCCTGGGATTAGATAAATGA
- the ugpC gene encoding sn-glycerol-3-phosphate ABC transporter ATP-binding protein UgpC, whose amino-acid sequence MAEVVLRNVEKIYPNGFNAVKGINLSIKEGEFIVFVGPSGCAKSTTLRMIAGLEEVTSGDILIGDKRVNDLPPKDRGIAMVFQNYALYPHMSAYENMAFGLKQQKLDRSEIDGRIRAAAETLEITHLLNNKPGEMSGGQRQRVALGRAMVRKPEVFLFDEPLSNLDAKLRVSTRVSIAQLHNNLKAEGQTATMIYVTHDQVEAMTLGDRICVLDHGQIIQVDTPMNLYQYPVNKFVAGFIGSPAMNLIKATVEVEGTLTYIVLENGTRLSLPADKAARVQNKIGLPVWCGLRPEHITVADDISLDHQRQNIDIQTINVVESMGNELYLYFNIGNDNLVARIPFEPQRMITRGESKPLYFDLSHCHLFDIDTEQSLLR is encoded by the coding sequence ATGGCAGAAGTCGTACTTCGCAATGTAGAGAAAATTTACCCGAACGGATTCAACGCAGTAAAAGGGATCAACCTGAGTATTAAAGAGGGCGAATTCATCGTATTCGTCGGCCCTTCAGGCTGTGCAAAATCGACAACATTGCGCATGATTGCCGGTCTGGAAGAGGTAACCAGCGGCGACATTCTGATTGGTGACAAACGGGTCAATGATTTGCCGCCCAAAGATCGTGGTATTGCCATGGTATTCCAGAATTATGCCCTTTACCCGCATATGTCAGCTTATGAAAATATGGCCTTTGGCCTAAAGCAACAGAAGCTGGATCGCAGTGAAATCGACGGTCGAATCAGGGCGGCCGCTGAAACGCTTGAAATTACGCACCTGCTGAATAACAAGCCAGGGGAAATGTCGGGTGGTCAGCGCCAGCGTGTTGCGCTAGGTCGGGCTATGGTGCGCAAGCCCGAGGTATTTCTGTTTGATGAGCCTTTATCAAATCTGGATGCCAAATTACGGGTATCAACCCGCGTTAGTATTGCTCAGTTGCACAACAACCTGAAAGCCGAAGGACAGACTGCCACCATGATCTATGTGACCCACGATCAGGTGGAAGCAATGACGCTTGGCGATCGTATTTGCGTGCTCGATCATGGGCAGATAATCCAGGTCGATACACCCATGAATCTTTACCAGTATCCCGTTAATAAATTTGTGGCGGGTTTTATCGGTTCGCCAGCGATGAACCTGATTAAAGCAACCGTTGAAGTCGAAGGAACGCTAACCTACATCGTGCTTGAGAATGGCACCCGACTGTCACTGCCGGCGGATAAAGCGGCAAGAGTGCAGAATAAGATTGGCCTGCCGGTGTGGTGTGGGTTGCGCCCTGAGCACATTACTGTTGCAGATGATATATCTCTTGATCACCAGAGACAGAATATCGACATACAAACTATCAATGTAGTGGAGTCAATGGGGAACGAGCTCTATTTGTACTTTAACATTGGTAACGACAATCTGGTGGCACGAATTCCATTTGAACCTCAGCGCATGATTACGCGCGGGGAGTCAAAACCACTCTATTTTGATCTATCCCACTGCCATCTGTTTGATATTGATACAGAGCAGTCTTTGCTACGGTAA
- a CDS encoding HAD family hydrolase translates to MEIKGVLFDKDGTLLEFHQMWLKVSLGVVGVLLDRYPNQSVISAECLLSAIGVSGQRVDNSGLLASNPVEDIALAWFEILIPDCSPTRFIDEVKTLFNQQVEKNSALIQALPGIEAVLIALKQNGLKLGIATADTKAATLYSLEQANLLGLFDFVGYSDGDIAPKPAPALMEAFCRQCGLTAGQVVMLGDTVSDMKFGRNAGAISVGVLTGTATRAELAPHARLVLASVADFNPGLLDMA, encoded by the coding sequence ATGGAAATTAAAGGCGTATTGTTCGACAAAGATGGCACTTTACTGGAGTTCCACCAAATGTGGCTCAAGGTTTCGCTGGGTGTAGTCGGGGTGTTGTTAGATCGTTATCCAAACCAGTCTGTGATCAGCGCAGAGTGCCTGCTGAGCGCGATTGGTGTATCGGGTCAGCGGGTTGACAATAGTGGTTTGCTGGCCTCAAACCCGGTTGAAGATATCGCCTTGGCCTGGTTTGAGATACTCATACCGGATTGTTCGCCAACACGCTTTATCGATGAAGTTAAAACGTTATTTAATCAACAAGTTGAGAAAAATTCGGCATTAATTCAGGCCTTGCCGGGCATCGAGGCTGTACTCATCGCACTGAAACAAAATGGGCTCAAGCTGGGGATTGCGACGGCTGACACCAAGGCCGCAACACTGTATTCCCTGGAACAGGCTAATTTGCTTGGTCTGTTTGATTTTGTTGGTTACTCCGATGGAGACATTGCCCCAAAGCCAGCTCCGGCGCTGATGGAAGCCTTCTGCCGCCAGTGTGGACTGACTGCCGGGCAGGTGGTGATGCTGGGGGACACGGTGTCTGACATGAAATTTGGTCGTAATGCCGGGGCGATAAGTGTCGGTGTGTTAACCGGGACGGCAACGAGAGCTGAACTGGCGCCACATGCCAGATTGGTGCTGGCATCGGTTGCCGATTTTAACCCCGGTTTACTGGACATGGCATAA
- a CDS encoding CehA/McbA family metallohydrolase, translating into MLTFSGELAFGHQLETFDVPAGTVSLSLSGTTLKQGFLYAYLYDARLQLRACMLWQKQEKTVVIGCETASLGGIAGEIPAGRWELHIYNLEGEDRGHKPMQYRVDVTTSEIADDENIGIHVPTVTSLNADNHITFDYHAIKNPASGWYRGDMHAHTVLSDGHNRLEAAVDIMARQQLDFIFLTEHNICHPALPDGGRTLVLPGIEITTDKGHFNVHGPVIGLAMRDADFSSEGLIRQGLAIARGSEPHGKPTGWGGGTISINHPMMKPWHWHFADMPLAQVNTLEICCDPTWSTSPASTEAALEVLSAIWNSGQKIYAVGGSDAHLEPQERNPQATEPSIYGDPSTFVFSQGLSGAGILTGLRQGHVYVERRCGLGVSINQGRVLPGQDVGGSELNYHLSVTDRSASYYAECVADGKVIAREQITSKGIEIDVDMQHHQWVRIDIRRGNLATLPADTRGEFEGVVNPVFNGQHVRFTQPQVNTWGELMETMGKNGN; encoded by the coding sequence ATGTTGACGTTTTCCGGTGAGCTGGCTTTCGGTCATCAGCTTGAAACGTTTGATGTGCCAGCAGGCACTGTGAGTCTGTCCTTGTCAGGAACCACGCTCAAACAGGGCTTCCTGTATGCCTATCTCTATGATGCCCGGCTGCAATTAAGAGCCTGTATGCTTTGGCAGAAACAGGAGAAGACAGTGGTGATTGGCTGCGAAACTGCTTCCCTGGGCGGCATTGCGGGTGAGATTCCGGCCGGTCGGTGGGAACTGCATATCTACAACCTCGAGGGGGAAGATCGTGGGCATAAACCGATGCAATATCGGGTTGACGTAACAACCAGTGAAATAGCCGATGATGAAAATATCGGCATTCATGTGCCGACGGTAACCAGCCTCAACGCGGATAATCATATTACGTTTGACTACCACGCGATAAAGAACCCAGCATCTGGTTGGTACCGTGGTGATATGCACGCCCACACGGTACTTTCTGATGGGCATAACCGGCTGGAGGCGGCGGTAGATATTATGGCGCGTCAGCAGTTGGATTTTATCTTCCTGACTGAACACAACATCTGTCATCCGGCGTTACCTGACGGCGGACGTACGTTGGTGCTGCCGGGGATAGAGATCACTACTGATAAAGGTCATTTCAATGTTCACGGACCGGTAATAGGTCTGGCGATGCGTGATGCTGATTTTTCCAGTGAGGGGTTGATCCGTCAAGGGTTAGCGATAGCCAGGGGATCGGAACCGCACGGCAAGCCGACCGGGTGGGGCGGCGGCACTATCAGTATCAACCATCCGATGATGAAACCCTGGCACTGGCATTTTGCAGATATGCCGCTGGCGCAAGTCAATACCCTGGAAATTTGCTGCGATCCAACCTGGTCGACATCACCCGCATCCACCGAAGCGGCGCTTGAGGTATTGAGCGCTATATGGAACAGCGGCCAGAAAATCTATGCCGTGGGGGGCAGTGATGCCCATCTTGAACCCCAAGAGCGTAATCCACAGGCAACTGAACCCTCTATTTACGGAGATCCTTCCACTTTCGTCTTTTCCCAGGGATTAAGCGGTGCGGGGATCCTCACCGGGCTGCGTCAGGGTCATGTCTATGTCGAACGGCGGTGTGGTCTTGGGGTCAGTATTAACCAGGGGCGTGTCCTGCCGGGCCAGGATGTGGGTGGCAGTGAACTGAATTACCATCTGAGCGTTACTGACCGCAGTGCGAGTTATTATGCCGAGTGTGTGGCCGATGGAAAGGTGATTGCGCGGGAGCAGATTACATCCAAAGGCATTGAGATTGATGTTGATATGCAGCATCACCAGTGGGTGAGAATTGATATTCGGCGTGGCAATCTTGCCACCTTGCCAGCGGATACGCGTGGCGAGTTCGAAGGCGTCGTTAACCCGGTATTTAATGGACAGCATGTACGCTTTACTCAACCGCAGGTTAACACCTGGGGAGAGTTGATGGAGACAATGGGAAAAAATGGAAATTAA